The following proteins are co-located in the Maridesulfovibrio sp. genome:
- a CDS encoding acetate--CoA ligase family protein codes for MFEPKAIAVIGISADPQDKASRITANLLASGYKGKIFPVNGEGAEVHGLGAFSSVSQLPRGIDLALICLPPAESIQAVDDLSEILVRAAVVTSGGFGETGREGYRLERELARTAKNHDMIILGPNCMGLMNTALGMNASLDPDFTLKGNIAFLSQSGAMCSTALDWANSEGVGFSKFISLGNKAVLGEATMLNYLANDEDTKVIVGYCETLKDGQDFLRTAYDTTFKKPLILLRAGETPSGARAASAHAGHLTGATTAYNAAFNQTGVMQAVDIEDMFNLAHAFSCQPLPSGSNVAIVTNSGGPGILATDMAEKGTLNISRPSTATLEKMKEILPRYASLYNPIDMLGDANADTYHKVLRAVAEDDVFHSILVILTPAANILKDVEKAAADIIELEKTCDKPIITCFMGDHSTRKARRMLRAAGIPCYEFPETAVRSLDAMTRCYRWQKKDWPIDVCFRRDYSKAKSIVENCRKTGLTELVELDAQQLASAYELPVPETVLARTSNQAAKAAKRIGYPVALKVASPQISRKQELGLVITDIQTPQDLRKAFLEITTRATRRCKDAYITGCLVQAMGPKDAHEIVVTFKRDPQFGPLINFSLAGLHVDLLGDVSSRLAPLALNDAQEMIREIKAYPILRGVRSGTAVNLGALEDVLLMVSQMASDLPEIQEAEFDPVIAGPDGAVVANMRMTVS; via the coding sequence TTGTTTGAGCCCAAAGCGATTGCCGTAATCGGAATTTCTGCCGATCCTCAGGATAAGGCCAGCAGAATTACTGCCAACCTCCTTGCCTCTGGATATAAGGGAAAAATATTCCCCGTCAATGGGGAAGGAGCCGAAGTTCACGGACTTGGCGCGTTCTCTTCGGTTTCCCAATTACCCCGTGGGATCGATTTGGCATTGATATGCCTGCCGCCAGCTGAATCTATCCAGGCTGTCGACGATCTTTCAGAAATTCTTGTCCGGGCTGCCGTAGTCACCAGTGGCGGTTTTGGCGAGACCGGACGGGAAGGTTATCGTCTGGAGAGGGAATTGGCAAGGACAGCTAAAAATCACGATATGATTATTCTCGGTCCCAATTGTATGGGCCTAATGAATACTGCCCTGGGGATGAACGCCAGTCTTGATCCGGATTTTACCCTTAAGGGCAATATAGCTTTTCTTTCCCAGTCCGGTGCCATGTGTAGCACTGCCTTAGACTGGGCCAACAGCGAAGGGGTTGGGTTTTCGAAATTTATCAGTCTCGGCAATAAGGCTGTGCTTGGCGAAGCCACCATGCTTAATTATCTTGCTAACGATGAAGATACCAAAGTTATTGTCGGCTATTGCGAAACACTCAAGGACGGACAGGATTTCCTCCGCACGGCATACGATACCACTTTCAAAAAGCCTCTCATTTTGCTGCGGGCAGGGGAAACCCCTTCCGGTGCAAGAGCCGCCTCAGCGCATGCCGGACATTTGACCGGGGCTACCACCGCATATAATGCAGCATTCAATCAGACCGGTGTAATGCAGGCTGTGGACATTGAAGATATGTTCAACCTTGCCCATGCATTTTCCTGCCAGCCTCTGCCCAGCGGCTCCAATGTAGCAATTGTTACCAATTCCGGCGGGCCCGGAATTCTCGCCACCGATATGGCAGAGAAGGGCACTTTGAATATTTCCCGTCCTTCTACGGCGACTCTTGAGAAGATGAAGGAAATTCTTCCTCGTTATGCTTCTCTGTACAACCCTATTGATATGCTTGGGGATGCAAATGCTGATACGTATCACAAAGTACTGAGAGCCGTTGCCGAGGATGATGTTTTCCATTCCATTCTGGTAATTCTGACTCCGGCGGCGAATATCCTTAAGGATGTGGAAAAAGCTGCCGCAGATATTATTGAGCTGGAAAAAACATGTGATAAGCCGATCATTACCTGTTTTATGGGTGATCATTCGACCAGAAAAGCTCGCAGGATGCTTCGGGCAGCCGGAATTCCGTGTTATGAATTTCCCGAAACAGCGGTTCGGTCTCTCGATGCCATGACCCGTTGTTACCGTTGGCAGAAAAAAGATTGGCCCATTGATGTCTGTTTCAGGCGTGATTATTCCAAGGCCAAGTCCATTGTAGAGAACTGCCGTAAGACCGGGTTGACCGAACTCGTTGAATTGGACGCTCAGCAATTGGCTTCCGCCTATGAGCTTCCGGTTCCTGAAACTGTTTTGGCCCGCACTTCAAACCAGGCTGCCAAGGCCGCTAAGAGGATCGGGTATCCTGTGGCGCTTAAGGTTGCTTCGCCCCAGATTTCCCGCAAGCAGGAACTTGGCTTGGTTATCACTGATATCCAGACTCCGCAGGATCTGCGTAAAGCTTTTCTGGAGATCACCACCCGGGCGACCAGAAGGTGCAAAGATGCCTACATTACCGGGTGTCTGGTTCAGGCTATGGGGCCGAAGGATGCCCATGAAATCGTGGTCACTTTCAAGCGAGACCCACAGTTCGGTCCGCTTATAAATTTCTCCCTTGCGGGGCTTCACGTGGACCTGCTTGGTGATGTATCATCACGGTTGGCTCCTCTGGCACTTAATGATGCTCAGGAAATGATCCGCGAGATCAAGGCCTATCCTATTTTACGGGGAGTTCGTTCCGGCACGGCGGTAAATCTCGGCGCGTTGGAAGATGTGCTGCTCATGGTTTCCCAGATGGCCTCCGATCTTCCGGAGATTCAGGAAGCTGAGTTTGATCCGGTTATCGCCGGCCCGGATGGTGCTGTTGTTGCCAACATGAGGATGACAGTAAGTTAG
- a CDS encoding phosphotransacetylase family protein: MSGLYIGSTSGYSGKNMIVMGLGLHFQKQGVSLGYMKPVGAIPAEVDGRLGDEDAFFIQDVLGVSNPPNVVTPVVVTHDFKVQAFNGKVEDHVQPIIDSYDKISAGKDLTLVAGSGSMYSGKYCGVDGIHLVKKLGIKCVVIDRFQKELNYDYLVVLKEALGDNLAGVVLNDIPPTFMDEITTLIKPFLERKGVKVLGVIPKDPLMGTIKVGDLADRLGGKIITAHNRTDQPVESFLIGTMQVENFMTHFRRHRNSAVIVGGDRSDVQLVALEGECPCLVLTGNLYPNDIILTRSEVLETPIIVVRDDTFTVAKKMEDILSRHKLRESAKIKHGVELVEKHIDFTYLKKQLGLKY, translated from the coding sequence ATGTCCGGTTTATATATTGGTTCTACTAGCGGGTATTCCGGTAAGAACATGATTGTCATGGGGTTGGGGCTGCATTTTCAGAAACAGGGCGTCAGCCTTGGATACATGAAGCCTGTGGGAGCGATTCCTGCTGAGGTTGATGGCAGACTCGGTGATGAAGATGCCTTCTTTATTCAGGATGTTCTCGGCGTTTCCAATCCCCCGAATGTTGTTACCCCGGTGGTGGTGACCCACGATTTCAAGGTTCAGGCATTCAACGGCAAGGTTGAGGACCATGTTCAGCCCATTATCGACAGTTATGACAAGATCAGTGCAGGCAAAGACCTGACTCTGGTTGCAGGGTCCGGTTCCATGTACTCCGGCAAATATTGCGGGGTTGACGGAATCCATCTGGTTAAGAAGCTGGGCATCAAATGCGTGGTCATTGACCGTTTCCAGAAGGAACTCAATTACGACTATCTGGTCGTGCTCAAGGAAGCTCTGGGCGATAATCTTGCGGGAGTTGTGCTTAACGATATCCCACCGACCTTCATGGACGAGATTACTACCCTGATCAAACCGTTTCTTGAGCGCAAGGGCGTTAAAGTTCTCGGCGTAATTCCTAAGGACCCGCTCATGGGAACAATCAAAGTAGGCGATCTTGCCGACCGTCTCGGCGGGAAGATTATCACTGCCCACAACCGCACAGATCAGCCCGTGGAAAGTTTTCTCATCGGTACCATGCAGGTGGAAAACTTCATGACTCACTTCCGCAGGCACCGTAACTCTGCAGTTATCGTCGGTGGTGACCGTTCAGATGTTCAGCTTGTAGCCCTTGAAGGGGAATGTCCCTGTCTGGTGCTGACCGGTAACCTTTATCCGAATGACATCATCCTGACTCGTTCAGAAGTGCTGGAAACACCCATTATCGTGGTTCGTGACGACACTTTTACCGTTGCCAAGAAAATGGAAGATATTCTTTCCCGTCATAAGCTGCGTGAGTCAGCCAAAATTAAACACGGTGTTGAGTTGGTGGAAAAACACATCGACTTCACTTACCTGAAAAAGCAGCTTGGTTTGAAATATTAG
- a CDS encoding MBL fold metallo-hydrolase, translating into MKEIQVETFVLGPLETNSYLLTAGSEAVVIDCGMEPAPMLQAIRERQQNVHSIYLTHMHLDHVGGVGALQKQTGATVYGNHKDLYLNDIPIKNGGSLEFKKLLGFEITDLKQGRKTILDNPVMIIETPGHTPGSLSYFFPAMGCIFVGDLLFMISVGRTDLPGGNSDELLSSISNRIFILPGETKIFSGHGPMTTVKHELRNNPLFV; encoded by the coding sequence ATGAAAGAAATACAGGTTGAAACATTTGTGCTCGGTCCCCTTGAGACCAATTCCTATCTGCTTACCGCCGGTTCTGAGGCAGTGGTTATTGACTGTGGAATGGAGCCGGCCCCCATGCTGCAGGCCATTCGAGAGCGGCAACAGAATGTTCACTCCATTTACCTGACCCATATGCATCTTGATCATGTCGGTGGTGTCGGAGCGCTGCAAAAACAGACCGGAGCCACGGTCTACGGCAACCACAAGGATCTGTACCTGAACGATATTCCAATTAAAAACGGCGGTTCCCTTGAGTTTAAGAAACTGCTCGGTTTTGAAATCACAGACTTGAAGCAGGGTCGCAAAACCATTCTCGATAATCCGGTAATGATCATCGAAACCCCGGGACACACTCCCGGAAGTCTGTCCTACTTCTTTCCTGCTATGGGCTGCATCTTTGTTGGCGACCTGCTGTTCATGATTTCAGTCGGACGCACCGACCTACCCGGAGGCAACAGCGACGAACTGCTAAGCTCCATCAGCAACAGAATTTTCATCCTGCCCGGTGAAACCAAAATATTTTCCGGACACGGTCCAATGACTACCGTCAAACACGAATTGCGAAACAACCCTTTATTTGTTTAG
- a CDS encoding SGNH/GDSL hydrolase family protein, with amino-acid sequence MLYFLGNCQMDFLGRAVEKYGYPCIYRVLASPFTYNSSPGIIPEELAAMDAKFGLEKYYHDRKLVHQFQMIAPDDPQPQLIVMNLFHENSPLFVHGESKYIFFVNPEAWNEHPEFESWMKGNCGMVQARPGSYLKRYREMLGNLRERFSSVPIIVVSRLSHYPAFGPDPYSYLDGWSDIWRTAKPVLNSWESEIDNLNVVELDRIFAGIWSGSEKKIEAHCPFLKFKLTEENNTITGLHASRDVEHIGSMWPVLAGKIEQFLKEGRIEYSDEEVVPDEWMRPWQPEKFPEDKLIEMLSSGANYQCARAVGSFFLDLGKDYTELLARTAEFTPVCHNTLHMIKTYSRIWPNPVLAHWCQVHRNAAVLFTANGPLYTKDYLKRIDEIERFVLGG; translated from the coding sequence ATGCTTTACTTTTTGGGGAACTGTCAAATGGATTTCCTCGGCAGGGCAGTAGAAAAATATGGTTACCCCTGTATCTACCGGGTTCTGGCTTCCCCATTTACATATAACAGTTCGCCGGGAATTATCCCAGAGGAACTGGCAGCCATGGATGCTAAATTCGGGCTGGAAAAATATTACCATGACCGGAAGCTGGTTCACCAGTTCCAGATGATTGCTCCTGATGATCCTCAGCCGCAACTTATAGTGATGAACCTGTTTCATGAAAACAGTCCGCTCTTTGTGCATGGTGAATCCAAATACATTTTTTTCGTTAACCCAGAGGCGTGGAATGAGCACCCGGAATTCGAATCATGGATGAAAGGTAATTGCGGTATGGTGCAGGCAAGGCCTGGCAGTTACCTGAAGCGTTACCGGGAAATGCTCGGCAATCTTCGTGAACGTTTTTCGAGTGTGCCTATCATTGTTGTTTCCCGGCTTTCTCATTATCCGGCTTTTGGTCCCGATCCTTACTCCTATCTTGATGGCTGGTCGGATATTTGGCGTACGGCAAAACCTGTTCTTAATAGCTGGGAAAGTGAAATTGATAATCTGAATGTAGTTGAGTTGGATCGCATTTTTGCCGGGATATGGTCAGGGTCAGAGAAGAAGATCGAAGCACACTGCCCGTTTCTCAAATTCAAGCTCACCGAAGAGAATAATACCATTACCGGGCTGCATGCCAGCCGTGATGTGGAGCATATCGGTTCCATGTGGCCTGTGCTGGCTGGTAAAATAGAGCAGTTTCTGAAAGAAGGGCGCATAGAATATTCGGATGAAGAGGTTGTTCCTGATGAATGGATGCGTCCATGGCAGCCGGAAAAATTTCCCGAGGACAAACTTATCGAGATGCTGTCCTCCGGAGCAAATTATCAGTGCGCACGGGCAGTCGGCTCGTTTTTCCTCGATTTGGGCAAGGATTACACTGAGCTGCTGGCACGTACTGCAGAATTTACCCCGGTCTGTCATAATACATTGCATATGATCAAAACATATTCCCGTATCTGGCCTAATCCTGTTTTAGCTCACTGGTGTCAGGTTCATCGTAATGCAGCTGTTTTATTTACAGCCAATGGCCCGCTTTATACAAAAGATTATTTAAAGCGTATTGATGAGATCGAGCGCTTTGTACTCGGCGGTTAA
- a CDS encoding transporter substrate-binding domain-containing protein, whose protein sequence is MSKLASILILLIIAMFPSDSAARMEITFATQDFFPFSYLEGKTVAGPGADIIREVCEEIEVEYNIKLFPWRRSLAMCDKGQVQALFMVGKNKDREQEFHFSPPLIATEYGFFECTEKPINYNGVESLRNMTIGTYGPSNTSYNLEKFTIDFKSNINIDITPDDLTQFKKLSRCRVDAVYSNRDVGLAAIKRLKLNNISYAGTEKNLNYYIAFSKKYTPSVLVRKFNLSLSLMKESGRLQQILLKYNLKAAY, encoded by the coding sequence ATGTCCAAATTGGCATCCATTTTAATCTTGCTGATTATTGCTATGTTTCCAAGCGATTCGGCAGCACGCATGGAAATTACTTTTGCCACTCAAGACTTCTTCCCCTTTTCATATCTGGAAGGCAAAACAGTTGCTGGCCCGGGAGCAGATATTATCCGGGAGGTATGCGAAGAGATTGAGGTAGAATATAATATCAAACTTTTTCCGTGGCGCAGATCACTGGCGATGTGCGACAAAGGGCAGGTTCAAGCTCTTTTTATGGTAGGAAAAAACAAAGATCGTGAACAGGAATTCCACTTCAGTCCACCTTTAATTGCAACCGAATACGGTTTCTTCGAATGTACGGAAAAACCGATAAATTATAATGGAGTCGAAAGCCTTCGCAACATGACAATCGGGACTTACGGCCCATCAAACACATCGTATAACCTTGAGAAATTTACCATCGATTTCAAAAGCAATATAAATATCGACATAACCCCTGATGACCTTACACAATTCAAAAAATTGTCTCGATGCAGGGTTGATGCGGTTTATTCGAACAGGGATGTCGGTCTAGCTGCAATTAAAAGATTAAAGCTAAACAACATATCCTACGCAGGGACAGAAAAAAACCTGAATTATTACATAGCATTTTCCAAAAAATACACACCATCCGTGCTTGTGAGAAAATTCAATCTTAGCCTGTCTCTGATGAAAGAATCAGGGCGCTTACAACAAATTCTGCTAAAGTATAACCTTAAAGCAGCCTATTAA
- a CDS encoding FAD-dependent oxidoreductase, with product MTLNSLPTETRSYDLVVVGAGPGGFDAALEAAEEGIKVALVEKDLLGGTCLNVGCIPTKMYLGATSPVEELAAQSKARVAKGEIEIDFKALCTKKDRFIAATRKAMAQRAKTLGIDIYPAVAKVIEPGKVEVSHPEEQSVLEYKNLILATGSHPTVFPGLEPDNETILDNTGFLALEEMPTSLLVIGAGFIGLEMAQIAHRTGCKITVVDALDRIAVYEDPEVSKALQGVFKRHKWQFNLGVKVKSVTAENGQAVLRTEDGQEFTAEKALIAIGRRPNSADLGLEALGVEIAGPGFVKINENLEAADNVYAIGDLNGKILLAHAASHQAGYVVRRIAGKTDGPYEHGPIPSILYGSPETMRVGLMPADLEDQGDVKVSSFQLVANPIAQAYAATQGFVKVVWLDGKVAGITAVGHHVSGFTTAAAMIVQESWTKDDIHKVVFPHPSLDEALLGALKADQIDP from the coding sequence ATGACGTTAAATAGTCTCCCGACAGAAACACGCTCCTACGACCTTGTGGTCGTAGGAGCCGGTCCGGGCGGTTTTGACGCGGCTCTCGAAGCTGCGGAAGAAGGCATAAAGGTCGCGCTGGTCGAAAAAGACCTGCTCGGCGGAACCTGCCTTAATGTGGGCTGTATTCCCACCAAGATGTACCTCGGCGCAACTTCCCCGGTGGAGGAGCTTGCCGCCCAATCCAAGGCGCGCGTTGCCAAGGGAGAAATCGAGATTGATTTCAAAGCCCTGTGCACCAAGAAAGATCGTTTTATTGCTGCGACCCGCAAGGCCATGGCCCAGAGAGCCAAAACTCTGGGTATCGACATTTACCCCGCAGTTGCCAAGGTAATTGAGCCGGGCAAAGTTGAAGTTTCCCACCCCGAAGAACAGTCTGTACTCGAGTATAAAAACCTGATCCTCGCTACGGGTTCCCACCCGACCGTTTTCCCCGGACTGGAGCCGGACAACGAAACCATTCTCGATAACACCGGATTCCTCGCTCTGGAAGAAATGCCCACCTCACTGCTGGTCATCGGAGCAGGATTCATCGGCCTCGAAATGGCGCAAATTGCCCACCGCACAGGATGTAAAATCACTGTTGTGGACGCCCTTGACCGCATTGCAGTTTACGAGGACCCGGAAGTTTCCAAAGCTTTGCAGGGTGTATTTAAACGTCATAAGTGGCAATTCAATCTCGGTGTAAAGGTTAAATCCGTTACCGCTGAGAACGGACAGGCTGTGCTGCGCACCGAAGACGGACAAGAGTTCACCGCCGAGAAAGCTCTCATTGCTATCGGGCGCCGTCCCAATTCTGCTGACCTCGGTCTGGAAGCACTGGGTGTGGAAATCGCAGGTCCCGGCTTCGTGAAGATTAATGAAAATCTTGAAGCCGCAGATAATGTTTACGCCATCGGCGACCTGAACGGCAAAATCCTGCTCGCCCACGCCGCCAGCCATCAGGCTGGATATGTGGTCCGCCGCATTGCTGGAAAAACAGACGGTCCATACGAACACGGACCTATCCCGTCCATTCTTTACGGTTCCCCGGAAACCATGCGTGTGGGACTTATGCCCGCCGACCTTGAAGATCAGGGTGATGTTAAAGTCTCCTCCTTCCAGTTGGTGGCCAATCCCATTGCTCAGGCCTATGCTGCTACACAGGGCTTTGTAAAAGTTGTCTGGCTTGACGGCAAAGTTGCCGGAATCACCGCTGTGGGACACCATGTCTCCGGTTTTACCACCGCTGCTGCCATGATAGTACAGGAATCGTGGACAAAGGATGACATCCACAAAGTGGTATTTCCCCATCCATCTCTGGATGAGGCTCTGCTCGGGGCTCTCAAAGCAGATCAAATTGATCCCTAG
- the gcvPB gene encoding aminomethyl-transferring glycine dehydrogenase subunit GcvPB, giving the protein MKTVFEKSVPGREGCWPEEPKSKIEDFIPADLLRKEAGMPSLSELDVVRHFTQLSQKNFGVDSNFYPLGSCTMKYNPKFTEQVAAMPGFAKLHPVIPQLKGAGHHCQGALEVIHETESLLCELTGMAAFTMHPMAGAHGELTGVMLMAAYHRDKGNKKTKIVCPDSAHGTNPASAAVAGYDVVAVESKDGIITPEALAEVLDDEVAGVMMTCPNTLGLFETHLPELVKMIHEKDALLYYDGANMNAIMGKLRVGDAGFDIVHLNLHKTLATPHGGGGPGSGPVGVSERVKPFLPISRVEKLEDGQYYLSYDEPKSIGYVAPFYGNFGVYLKAYAYMLRLGGEGLTRATEGAVLSANYMRKRLENHYEIPYNRICMHEFVASAVEQAKNGVRALDVAKALLDKGHHAPTIYFPLIVKECLMIEPTETENKETIDRFIDDLIEIAEMAEKNPEALQAAPVTMSVKRLDETKAARSMVITDDVK; this is encoded by the coding sequence ATGAAGACAGTATTTGAAAAATCCGTTCCCGGCCGCGAAGGCTGCTGGCCTGAAGAACCCAAGTCCAAAATTGAGGATTTCATTCCCGCAGACCTCCTTCGTAAGGAAGCAGGAATGCCTTCCCTGTCTGAACTGGATGTGGTTCGCCACTTCACCCAGCTTTCCCAGAAAAACTTCGGTGTAGATTCCAACTTTTATCCCCTTGGTTCCTGCACCATGAAATACAACCCCAAGTTCACCGAACAGGTGGCAGCAATGCCCGGATTCGCCAAGCTGCATCCGGTCATTCCCCAGCTCAAGGGAGCAGGCCACCATTGTCAGGGCGCACTTGAGGTTATCCACGAAACCGAATCCCTGCTTTGCGAACTGACCGGTATGGCTGCATTCACCATGCACCCCATGGCCGGAGCTCACGGCGAGCTGACCGGGGTTATGCTCATGGCCGCTTACCACCGCGACAAGGGCAACAAGAAGACCAAGATAGTCTGCCCTGACTCCGCGCACGGCACCAACCCTGCATCCGCCGCAGTAGCCGGATACGATGTTGTTGCAGTTGAATCCAAGGACGGCATCATCACCCCTGAAGCGCTTGCCGAAGTTCTTGATGATGAAGTTGCAGGCGTAATGATGACCTGCCCCAACACTCTCGGTCTTTTCGAAACCCATCTGCCCGAACTGGTCAAGATGATCCACGAGAAAGACGCCCTGCTTTACTATGACGGCGCAAACATGAACGCCATCATGGGCAAGCTGCGTGTCGGCGATGCCGGATTCGATATCGTGCACCTCAACCTGCACAAGACACTCGCCACCCCGCACGGCGGCGGCGGTCCCGGTTCCGGTCCTGTAGGCGTAAGTGAAAGAGTTAAGCCCTTCCTGCCCATTTCCCGTGTGGAAAAACTGGAAGACGGCCAGTACTACCTTTCCTACGACGAACCCAAGTCCATCGGTTATGTTGCTCCCTTCTACGGCAACTTCGGCGTTTACCTGAAGGCATACGCATACATGCTCCGCCTCGGCGGTGAAGGTCTGACCCGCGCCACCGAAGGTGCAGTCCTCAGCGCGAACTACATGCGCAAACGTCTCGAAAACCATTACGAGATTCCCTACAACCGCATCTGCATGCACGAATTCGTTGCATCCGCAGTTGAGCAGGCCAAGAACGGCGTACGCGCTCTCGACGTAGCCAAAGCTCTGCTGGATAAGGGACACCATGCTCCGACCATTTACTTCCCGCTCATCGTGAAGGAATGCCTGATGATCGAGCCCACCGAAACTGAAAATAAAGAAACCATCGACCGTTTCATCGACGATCTCATTGAGATCGCGGAAATGGCGGAAAAGAACCCCGAAGCGCTGCAGGCTGCACCGGTTACCATGTCCGTAAAACGACTGGACGAAACCAAGGCTGCACGTTCCATGGTGATTACCGATGACGTTAAATAG
- the gcvPA gene encoding aminomethyl-transferring glycine dehydrogenase subunit GcvPA: MPYVPHSPEEVREMLDVIGVNSVEDLFAEIPAELRPKSFNLPKGKSEMAVLQQLEKMAAKNTTDLTSFLGAGFYDHFIPTAVDALSSRSEFYTAYTPYQPESSQGTLQAIFEYQTAMARLLDMDYANASVYDGGSALYEACLMAVRKTRRRKIIVSEALNPIYRVMLDSYTTNLNIELVTVPHNHGRTNVKSITAAVDKDTAAVIVQNPNFFGSVNDFTEMFAAVHEHKALAIMSTYPVMQSVLKTPGQMGADIAVADGQSIGQPLSFGGPYLGIMTCSKELVRQMPGRIAGRTEDEDGKTGYVLTIQAREQHIRRQKATSNICSNQALCALRTLIHLCLLGEEGLRRTAVLSVERAHYAAERLTAIDGVEMFTKGPFGNEFAVTLPVNAFEVIDKLTERGIIPGFPVGRYYEGLENVLLVACTEKTTEEQIGIFAEILRGTI; this comes from the coding sequence ATGCCTTACGTACCCCATTCCCCGGAAGAAGTCCGGGAAATGCTTGATGTTATCGGCGTGAACTCCGTGGAAGACCTCTTTGCCGAAATTCCGGCCGAACTGCGCCCCAAAAGCTTTAACCTGCCCAAAGGTAAAAGCGAAATGGCGGTTCTGCAGCAGCTGGAAAAAATGGCCGCAAAGAACACCACGGACCTGACCAGCTTCCTCGGAGCAGGTTTCTACGACCATTTCATTCCCACAGCGGTTGATGCCCTTTCCTCCCGCAGTGAATTCTATACCGCCTACACTCCTTACCAACCCGAATCTTCCCAGGGAACCCTGCAGGCGATCTTCGAATACCAGACCGCCATGGCCAGACTTCTGGACATGGATTACGCCAACGCCTCTGTATACGACGGCGGCTCAGCGCTCTACGAAGCCTGCCTCATGGCTGTACGCAAGACCAGACGCAGGAAAATTATCGTAAGTGAAGCACTGAACCCGATCTACCGGGTTATGCTCGACTCTTACACCACCAACCTGAACATTGAACTTGTCACCGTGCCCCACAACCATGGCCGCACCAACGTCAAGTCCATCACCGCAGCAGTAGATAAAGACACCGCAGCGGTAATCGTGCAGAACCCCAACTTTTTCGGTTCAGTAAACGATTTCACTGAAATGTTTGCAGCAGTGCACGAACACAAGGCATTGGCAATCATGTCCACCTACCCGGTCATGCAGTCCGTGCTGAAGACTCCCGGACAGATGGGTGCTGACATTGCAGTTGCAGACGGACAGTCCATCGGTCAGCCCCTTTCCTTCGGCGGACCCTACCTCGGTATCATGACCTGCTCCAAAGAACTGGTCCGCCAGATGCCCGGACGTATTGCAGGCCGCACCGAAGACGAAGACGGCAAGACCGGTTACGTTCTGACCATTCAGGCCCGTGAGCAGCACATCCGCCGCCAGAAAGCGACTTCCAACATCTGCTCCAACCAGGCCCTCTGCGCCCTGCGCACCCTGATCCACCTCTGCCTGCTGGGAGAGGAAGGTCTGCGCCGCACAGCTGTCCTTTCAGTTGAACGCGCCCACTACGCCGCGGAACGCCTCACCGCCATTGACGGTGTTGAAATGTTTACTAAGGGTCCCTTCGGCAACGAGTTCGCAGTAACTCTTCCGGTTAACGCTTTCGAAGTCATCGACAAGCTCACCGAACGCGGCATCATCCCCGGTTTCCCTGTGGGACGTTACTACGAAGGACTGGAAAACGTACTGCTGGTGGCCTGCACAGAAAAGACCACTGAAGAACAGATCGGCATCTTTGCTGAAATTCTGCGGGGGACAATCTAA
- the gcvH gene encoding glycine cleavage system protein GcvH, with protein sequence MIPQELLYAKSHEWLKVDGENGVIGITHFAQEQLGDLTFVELPQEGDTFAAGDEFGSIESVKAASEIYAPVDCEVVAVNEALEDAPEKVNEAPYGDGWLIKVKITGPTDALLDAAAYEKVTEEEAH encoded by the coding sequence ATGATTCCGCAGGAACTTCTTTACGCCAAATCTCACGAATGGCTCAAGGTTGATGGTGAAAACGGTGTTATCGGTATCACCCATTTTGCTCAGGAACAGCTCGGCGACCTTACTTTCGTCGAACTCCCGCAGGAAGGCGACACTTTCGCTGCAGGCGACGAATTCGGTTCCATCGAATCCGTTAAAGCAGCCAGCGAAATCTACGCTCCGGTTGATTGTGAAGTAGTTGCAGTTAACGAAGCGCTGGAAGACGCACCCGAAAAAGTCAACGAAGCCCCTTACGGTGACGGCTGGCTCATCAAAGTAAAAATCACCGGTCCTACTGATGCTCTTCTTGATGCCGCAGCTTATGAAAAGGTAACTGAAGAAGAAGCTCACTAA